One genomic segment of Parvularcula marina includes these proteins:
- a CDS encoding cation diffusion facilitator family transporter, protein MAPHAHQCSHHAHHHDAGTAGMDDSRRLIFALLIIVGFAVVEIVGALLSGSLALLADAGHMVTDGTAIGLALVARHFAGRSPTAAFPFGQHRAQVLAAFVNGLALFALIAFLLHESFQRFSNPQTIDVPIMLSVAVLGLLANFAAFAVLHRGNSNDVNMRGAILHVIGDILGSVAAIVSAIVIMTTGWLAADPLVTLLVCALIARSAWRLVRETSVVLLEGAPEGLDREDIRRHIEAIRHVVNVHDIKVWMLTPEHRQVTMHVQVDDPLFADETLRAVKTTLKAEFSIEQSTIQMETCTVMTRPSEQDTLRFDCPDMPTKRATQTHESERPEVSRLH, encoded by the coding sequence ATGGCGCCGCACGCGCATCAATGTAGCCATCACGCGCATCATCATGATGCCGGGACGGCGGGAATGGATGATTCCCGCCGGTTGATCTTTGCGCTTCTGATTATCGTCGGATTTGCCGTTGTCGAGATTGTCGGGGCGTTGCTTTCGGGCTCGCTCGCTCTCTTGGCAGATGCGGGTCACATGGTGACCGACGGCACGGCCATCGGGCTGGCGCTGGTCGCGCGACATTTCGCCGGGCGCTCACCAACAGCGGCTTTCCCCTTCGGTCAACACCGGGCGCAGGTTCTGGCCGCGTTTGTGAATGGGCTGGCGCTCTTTGCCCTGATCGCCTTCCTCCTGCATGAGAGCTTCCAGCGGTTCAGTAATCCGCAGACGATCGATGTGCCGATCATGCTGTCCGTTGCTGTGCTCGGCCTGCTCGCCAATTTCGCGGCCTTCGCTGTCCTGCATCGCGGGAATTCGAATGATGTGAATATGCGCGGCGCGATCCTGCATGTGATCGGCGATATTCTGGGCTCGGTCGCCGCCATCGTCTCGGCTATCGTGATCATGACAACGGGCTGGCTCGCCGCCGACCCGCTGGTGACACTGCTAGTCTGTGCGCTGATTGCCCGTTCGGCCTGGCGGCTGGTTCGGGAGACCTCGGTCGTCCTTCTCGAAGGCGCGCCTGAGGGGCTCGATCGTGAAGATATTCGTCGCCACATCGAGGCGATCCGTCATGTCGTCAATGTGCATGACATCAAGGTGTGGATGCTGACCCCGGAGCATCGTCAGGTGACGATGCATGTGCAGGTCGATGATCCGCTTTTCGCCGATGAGACGCTGCGCGCTGTCAAAACGACGCTGAAGGCGGAATTCTCAATCGAACAGTCAACGATCCAGATGGAGACCTGCACAGTCATGACGCGTCCGTCCGAACAGGATACGCTGCGCTTTGACTGCCCGGATATGCCAACCAAGCGGGCCACCCAGACCCATGAGTCTGAGCGGCCGGAAGTCAGCAGGCTGCATTAA
- a CDS encoding TIGR00730 family Rossman fold protein — MTKSPIKSLCVYCGSRAGDDSIYAETAKKLGESLAETGTRLVYGGGKLGLMGITAGTVRDLGGDVFGVIPKFLVSVEGVLEGVDHIEVDSMHERKMRMFEESDAFCVLPGGIGTLEEIIELLSWVRLDLHRKPLILCNVKGYWDPLVKLLHHVVDEGFAAKELKEDLIVVSSPEEVMPAACERMLCARA; from the coding sequence TTGACCAAAAGCCCGATTAAATCCCTTTGCGTTTACTGCGGTTCACGGGCGGGCGATGACAGCATCTACGCCGAAACCGCAAAAAAGCTTGGCGAGTCCCTCGCTGAGACAGGTACCCGCCTCGTTTACGGGGGCGGCAAACTCGGCCTGATGGGCATCACCGCCGGCACTGTGCGTGACCTTGGCGGCGATGTTTTCGGCGTCATTCCGAAATTCCTCGTCTCCGTCGAAGGCGTCCTAGAAGGCGTCGATCACATCGAAGTCGACTCGATGCATGAGCGTAAAATGCGCATGTTCGAAGAGAGCGATGCGTTCTGCGTCCTGCCCGGCGGCATCGGCACGCTCGAAGAGATCATCGAGCTTCTGTCATGGGTACGGCTCGACCTGCACCGCAAGCCACTGATCCTTTGCAACGTCAAAGGCTATTGGGATCCGCTGGTAAAGCTGCTCCATCACGTCGTGGATGAGGGCTTTGCGGCAAAGGAACTCAAGGAAGACCTGATCGTCGTGTCCTCGCCGGAGGAAGTGATGCCGGCGGCTTGTGAACGGATGCTCTGCGCCCGCGCCTGA
- a CDS encoding Ig-like domain-containing protein encodes MRDTVIAFIVIVIMVIAALVYWQSKKEPDVPDEGPVVTDGSGTPESEEAAPEAVALPRFDIIRVTREGYATIAGEAEPGASVELLANGEVIETVTAERDGNFVIIVEDALAQGAVEFKLRMTTPDGMVVTGAETIIVYVPERDGDLPVVLRTTPGGATEILQRATDPDPALGPLTIDTIDYDAAGNAIFSGRAEPDSVVQIFANNNPVGETTSDGAGRWTLSTTIPPGRYTLLIVQLGEDGAPKYAIEVPFEQARPENIVLKDGAVIVQPGNSLWVIARKVYGEGEQYTIIYGANADQIRDPDLIYPGQVFQLPEDEDEEEEDTSEEAQMGKRG; translated from the coding sequence ATGCGCGACACGGTTATCGCCTTTATTGTTATTGTCATCATGGTGATCGCGGCGCTCGTCTACTGGCAGAGCAAGAAAGAGCCGGATGTGCCGGACGAAGGCCCGGTTGTGACAGATGGGAGCGGCACGCCTGAAAGTGAAGAGGCTGCCCCCGAAGCTGTCGCCCTGCCGCGTTTTGACATCATCCGCGTCACCCGTGAGGGCTATGCAACCATCGCCGGCGAGGCTGAACCCGGCGCTAGCGTCGAGCTGCTTGCCAATGGCGAGGTCATCGAGACGGTGACGGCGGAACGCGACGGTAATTTCGTGATCATCGTCGAGGATGCGCTGGCGCAGGGCGCAGTCGAGTTCAAACTTCGCATGACGACGCCGGACGGCATGGTTGTGACGGGGGCTGAGACGATCATCGTCTATGTGCCCGAACGCGATGGCGACCTGCCGGTGGTCCTGCGCACGACACCGGGCGGGGCAACGGAGATCCTGCAACGCGCGACCGATCCTGACCCAGCGCTTGGTCCGTTGACGATTGATACGATCGATTATGATGCGGCGGGTAATGCGATCTTCTCAGGCCGGGCGGAGCCTGACTCGGTCGTCCAGATTTTTGCCAACAACAATCCGGTCGGCGAGACGACAAGCGATGGCGCCGGGCGCTGGACCCTGTCAACGACGATCCCGCCAGGGCGTTACACGCTGCTGATTGTGCAGCTTGGGGAGGATGGCGCGCCGAAATACGCGATCGAAGTTCCCTTCGAGCAGGCGCGGCCCGAGAATATCGTCCTGAAAGACGGCGCGGTGATCGTGCAGCCGGGCAACTCGCTCTGGGTGATTGCCCGCAAGGTCTACGGCGAAGGCGAGCAGTATACGATCATTTACGGGGCCAATGCCGACCAGATCCGCGACCCTGACCTCATCTATCCGGGGCAAGTCTTCCAGCTTCCTGAAGATGAAGACGAGGAAGAAGAGGACACAAGCGAGGAAGCGCAAATGGGTAAGCGCGGCTAA
- the fsa gene encoding fructose-6-phosphate aldolase, translating into MKIFIDTAETDELKAAFATGLVDGVTTNPSLIAKSGRDFKEVIAAICDMTDGPVSAEVASTDYETMVKEGKVLADIARNVVVKLPLTWDGLKTCQDLTEEGIRTNVTLCFTANQAWLAAKAGATYISPFIGRLDDLGQDGMELIAEIRALYDMHDYETEVLAASIRGVSHVKDAALMGADVATIPPKVFNALLGHPLTDKGLAAFEKDWASTGQSIL; encoded by the coding sequence ATGAAAATCTTCATCGACACTGCCGAAACCGACGAACTCAAGGCGGCCTTTGCCACCGGGCTCGTGGATGGCGTGACGACCAACCCCTCGCTGATCGCCAAGTCAGGCCGCGACTTCAAGGAAGTCATCGCCGCGATCTGCGACATGACCGACGGACCGGTCTCCGCCGAAGTCGCCTCGACCGATTACGAAACCATGGTGAAGGAAGGCAAAGTCCTCGCCGACATCGCGCGCAATGTGGTCGTCAAACTGCCTCTCACTTGGGACGGGCTGAAGACCTGCCAGGATCTCACCGAAGAAGGCATTCGGACTAATGTGACGCTTTGCTTTACAGCGAACCAGGCTTGGCTCGCGGCAAAAGCGGGCGCGACCTATATCTCGCCTTTCATCGGCCGTCTCGATGATCTGGGTCAGGACGGCATGGAGCTGATCGCAGAGATCCGCGCGCTCTACGACATGCATGACTATGAGACAGAAGTCCTCGCCGCCTCGATCCGCGGCGTGAGCCATGTGAAAGACGCAGCCCTCATGGGCGCCGATGTCGCGACCATCCCGCCGAAAGTCTTCAACGCCCTTCTTGGCCATCCGCTGACAGATAAAGGCCTTGCAGCTTTTGAGAAGGACTGGGCATCGACAGGCCAGTCGATTCTGTAA
- a CDS encoding secondary thiamine-phosphate synthase enzyme YjbQ: MQQFTCDFAIGTKGPGLFVFTRDVASWVADCGVEEGLLTLFIQHTSASLTVQENADPDVLADLKDFFADLAPRTRAYRHDAEGPDDMPAHIRSALTQTNLSIPVRNGRMALGTWQGIYVFEHRDHPHRRTVTAHLIGK, from the coding sequence ATGCAGCAATTCACTTGCGATTTCGCAATCGGCACCAAGGGGCCGGGGCTCTTTGTCTTCACCCGTGATGTGGCGTCATGGGTGGCGGATTGTGGGGTGGAAGAGGGGCTGCTGACGCTTTTCATTCAGCACACCTCTGCCTCGCTAACGGTACAGGAAAATGCCGATCCCGATGTGCTGGCAGACCTGAAGGACTTCTTCGCCGATCTCGCACCACGCACGCGAGCCTATCGTCATGATGCGGAAGGCCCCGATGACATGCCGGCGCATATCCGCTCGGCTCTGACCCAGACGAACCTTTCGATCCCCGTGCGCAACGGGCGCATGGCGCTGGGGACGTGGCAGGGGATTTATGTATTTGAGCACCGCGACCATCCGCACAGGCGGACCGTCACGGCGCATCTGATAGGGAAATAA